In bacterium, a single window of DNA contains:
- a CDS encoding glycosyltransferase family 4 protein, producing MTRTLLLITNDFPPMAGGEAVWYARMCTAAVRRGPAVSDRVLVLAPKLRGDVAFDARQPYSVIRRRVPVSTHPAARLWQLLLLGIAAFGIVRRERVRMVHIGHLYLGPIALALKALRNIPYVLYLHGGEMAPYMRFRLIRRVAEATVRNAHVVVMNSGFTRRHFASLGISHPHVEIVAPPVDIERFQPGIDTAAVRRRYGIDGQKVLLTVGRLVTRKGHDTVIRVLPRLRKEVGPVRYLIAGAGPDEPRLRALARETGCDGEVVFVGPVPDEHVPGLYAACDVFVMPNRSLDERDGVEGFGLVFLEAGASGKPAIGGRSGGVEDAVLDGKTGILVDPLDLDGLSEALLRVLRDPGLSARLGAEGRRRAAALASASAAALARVWAADLGDRDTPDCRAQGPAHAR from the coding sequence ATGACCCGGACGTTGCTGCTCATCACCAACGACTTCCCGCCGATGGCGGGCGGGGAGGCCGTCTGGTACGCGCGGATGTGCACAGCCGCGGTGCGACGCGGCCCGGCGGTCTCCGATCGCGTATTGGTGCTGGCGCCGAAATTGCGTGGGGACGTCGCCTTCGACGCGCGCCAGCCGTATTCGGTTATTCGCCGGCGTGTACCTGTCTCGACGCACCCCGCGGCACGGCTGTGGCAGTTGCTGCTCCTCGGCATCGCCGCGTTCGGCATCGTCCGGCGTGAGCGGGTCCGCATGGTCCACATCGGCCATCTGTACCTCGGGCCGATCGCGCTCGCGCTCAAGGCGCTGCGGAATATTCCCTACGTGCTGTATCTGCACGGAGGTGAAATGGCCCCATACATGCGCTTCCGTTTGATCCGGCGGGTGGCGGAGGCAACGGTTCGGAACGCACACGTGGTCGTCATGAACAGCGGCTTTACGCGGCGGCACTTCGCGTCCCTTGGTATCTCACATCCCCACGTCGAGATCGTGGCCCCGCCGGTGGACATCGAGCGCTTTCAGCCGGGCATCGACACCGCCGCGGTCAGACGACGATACGGCATCGACGGCCAGAAGGTGCTGCTGACCGTGGGCCGGCTCGTGACGCGCAAGGGCCACGATACGGTGATCCGGGTGTTGCCGCGGCTCCGCAAAGAAGTGGGCCCGGTCCGGTACCTGATCGCGGGGGCGGGACCGGACGAGCCGCGACTCCGCGCACTTGCGCGCGAAACAGGCTGCGACGGTGAGGTCGTCTTTGTGGGCCCCGTCCCGGACGAGCATGTGCCCGGGCTCTATGCCGCATGTGATGTCTTCGTCATGCCGAACCGCAGCCTCGACGAGCGTGACGGCGTCGAGGGGTTTGGGTTGGTGTTCCTCGAGGCCGGCGCCAGTGGGAAGCCGGCGATCGGCGGCCGCAGCGGCGGTGTTGAGGACGCAGTACTGGACGGCAAGACGGGAATCCTCGTCGATCCACTCGATCTTGACGGCCTGTCCGAGGCACTTCTACGGGTGCTGCGCGATCCCGGTCTCTCCGCCCGGCTGGGCGCAGAAGGCCGGCGCCGGGCGGCGGCGCTAGCTTCCGCGTCGGCCGCGGCGCTGGCGCGGGTGTGGGCCGCGGACCTCGGGGACCGCGATACGCCGGATTGCCGCGCCCAGGGGCCCGCCCATGCACGCTGA